Genomic segment of Paenibacillus sp. FSL R5-0912:
TGCTGCGGAGCTGCTGCGGGATGCCGCGTTCTGGACATCAGCGGATTATGCTCCGCTGCGCGGGTACCTGCAGCAGGAGCAAATTTTCCAGGGAGATTTAATTGACTGATTAGGCACATGCGGAGACCAACCCTCATATACTGTGAATGATTGGATATGACGGGAGGTGCTATGCTTGGGTTATCAGCAATTCGGAATCAGTCCTGCGCTGGTGGATCGCATTAAGCTGAAGATGAAGAATCCGGCGGTTAAGGAACGCATCAAGAATATGATCAACGGAATTTCCAAACAAGAGCTGCAGGACACTGCCGTTGTGCGCAGACTGGTGCGCAACGCTTCTGCAGTGATGAATGAGAAGCTGACGTCCTCGCAGGAAGAGCAAATTGTTAAATTTGTGATTGCCCAGAAGATTGATCCGGGCAACACATTTCACCTGATCCGCTTATGGGGAATGTTCCGCTGACAGGGCGGAGCCTGCCCTTGCCTGATCTAACCAAAAAGCGTTCCCGCAACTAAATGCGGGAACGCTTTTTGGTTGATCAGGGGCTGGAAGCTGTCCGGTGAATACCCTTGGTCATCCTGGCGGGTGATTACGGAAGAGCGCAGAAATCCGGCTGTTCCGGGCCGCGTTAATGACAATCTTACTATCCTGGTCGCATCCGTGGACGATGGAAGCCAGCTTCTCCTCCTCCAGCCTGCTAGCCAGGCAGAAGACGGTGCCCGGCTGTCCCTCAGGACCGGTGGACCTGACGAGTTTTACTTCGCGGTCAAGAGACTGCTGGAGCCTGCGGCGGATCTCTTCACAGTTTCTGCTCGTAATCCAGACAGCCTGGGAGAGGGATAAGTCTCTTAACGAGAAGCGCAGGGCTTCAAAGGCCAGGAGGTAAGCAATGATGCTGTACATCGCCTGATCCCACCCAAACAATGAACCGCCAAAAAGCAGAATGGCACAGTTGAACAGCATAATCACCATTTCAGCAGATTTGGGCGGACCGCCATTCAGCAGCCGGACTCCCTGCTTCTCGCTTCCGCTGGTAATGCCTCCGAAGCGGACAGAGATGCCAAGTCCAAAGCCCAGGCACAGTCCGCCGGCTATCGCAGCAGGCAACGGTTCGCTGGTGGCGGCAGGGAAGTGGTGGAGGGCCAGCGAGCCCGCCGTCAGACAGATTAATCCAAGCATTGTATACAGGGCAAACCGGAGATTAATCTGCCTGCGCGACATTAGAATGAACGGAAGGTTGAGCAGGAACAGAAATAAGCCAAGACGCATTTCGGTCAGATGAGACAGCAGGGCAGACAATCCGGCGATGCCGCCCGGCAGCAGCTTGTGCGGCATCAGGAACAGTTCCAGTCCTACAGCAGCGAGCAAGCCCCCGCCTATAACCGAGAGCAGGCGAAGTATTCTGGAAGGGCGCAGGGGGGCAGCCCCTCTATATCTGATTTTCAATGGATTTCCTCCTTTCAGCAGGAAACCTGAATGATAATGCGTTGTGCACTCAAAGGATTTAGGAAAGCCTTTACCTTATAAAGTGTGATGTGCATTTCAGCGGATACAGCAGCAGCCGCTTCAGAATGATGTAAATGATGGGGAAAAACGACACACAGAGCAGAGGCAGGGACGCTTCCGGATGAAGCGCCAGCAGGTTCTCAGGATGGGCCAGCCGCGCGGAAGGAATGTAATGGAACGTTGTGT
This window contains:
- a CDS encoding stage VI sporulation protein F — protein: MGYQQFGISPALVDRIKLKMKNPAVKERIKNMINGISKQELQDTAVVRRLVRNASAVMNEKLTSSQEEQIVKFVIAQKIDPGNTFHLIRLWGMFR
- a CDS encoding YitT family protein; this translates as MKIRYRGAAPLRPSRILRLLSVIGGGLLAAVGLELFLMPHKLLPGGIAGLSALLSHLTEMRLGLFLFLLNLPFILMSRRQINLRFALYTMLGLICLTAGSLALHHFPAATSEPLPAAIAGGLCLGFGLGISVRFGGITSGSEKQGVRLLNGGPPKSAEMVIMLFNCAILLFGGSLFGWDQAMYSIIAYLLAFEALRFSLRDLSLSQAVWITSRNCEEIRRRLQQSLDREVKLVRSTGPEGQPGTVFCLASRLEEEKLASIVHGCDQDSKIVINAARNSRISALFRNHPPG